A window of Cellulomonas fimi contains these coding sequences:
- a CDS encoding chorismate-binding protein: MHEQPSVSPGTAWFGDVEASGVVECVDVRDQPGRLREPGWWAVVGEFEGPVRAWRFAEVARRRPRGDASAWRGPQASDWVSSTGEDAYRAAVERVRAAVAEGEVYQANLCRVLSAPLPADGDGHEPDARALAAVLAAGNPAPFAGGVHVPHGGVVDPVWVVSASPELFLRVEGGVVTSAPIKGTAVTVDGLTAKDRAENVMITDLVRNDLQRVCLPGTVEVTTLLGEEQHPGLVHLVSTVQGTLDPVVAGAPDLWARVLDATYPPGSVSGAPKLAALDLIAALETAPRGPYCGAVGWVEVAQDGSVRAELAVGIRTFWWRDGALRFGTGAGITWGSDPDAEWAETALKAERLVGLASAPAARP; encoded by the coding sequence GTGCACGAGCAGCCCTCCGTGAGCCCTGGGACCGCGTGGTTCGGCGACGTCGAGGCGTCGGGTGTCGTGGAGTGCGTCGACGTGCGTGACCAGCCCGGACGCCTGCGCGAGCCCGGCTGGTGGGCGGTCGTGGGCGAGTTCGAGGGCCCGGTGCGCGCGTGGCGGTTCGCGGAGGTGGCTCGCCGTCGTCCGCGGGGTGACGCGTCGGCGTGGCGTGGGCCACAGGCGTCCGACTGGGTGTCGTCGACGGGGGAGGACGCGTACCGCGCGGCGGTGGAGCGGGTCCGTGCGGCGGTGGCGGAGGGGGAGGTCTACCAGGCGAACCTCTGCCGGGTGCTGTCGGCGCCGCTGCCGGCCGACGGCGACGGTCACGAGCCGGACGCGCGTGCGCTGGCCGCCGTCCTGGCCGCGGGCAACCCGGCGCCCTTCGCGGGCGGCGTGCACGTGCCGCACGGCGGCGTCGTCGATCCCGTGTGGGTCGTCAGCGCCTCGCCCGAGCTGTTCCTCCGCGTCGAGGGCGGGGTCGTGACGTCCGCCCCCATCAAGGGGACCGCGGTGACGGTCGACGGCCTCACCGCGAAGGACCGCGCCGAGAACGTCATGATCACGGACCTGGTGCGCAACGACCTGCAGCGCGTGTGCCTGCCCGGCACGGTCGAGGTGACGACGCTGCTGGGCGAGGAGCAGCACCCCGGCCTGGTGCACCTCGTCTCGACGGTCCAGGGCACGCTCGACCCGGTCGTCGCCGGCGCGCCCGACCTGTGGGCGCGCGTGCTCGACGCGACCTACCCGCCGGGCTCCGTGTCGGGCGCGCCGAAGCTCGCGGCGCTCGACCTCATCGCCGCGCTCGAGACGGCACCGCGCGGCCCGTACTGCGGCGCGGTCGGCTGGGTGGAGGTCGCGCAGGACGGGTCGGTGCGGGCCGAGCTCGCGGTCGGCATCCGGACCTTCTGGTGGCGTGACGGCGCGCTCCGGTTCGGCACGGGCGCCGGGATCACGTGGGGGAGCGACCCCGACGCGGAGTGGGCGGAGACGGCGCTCAAGGCCGAGCGGCTCGTGGGGCTCGCGTCCGCGCCGGCTGCGCGCCCGTGA
- a CDS encoding SsgA family sporulation/cell division regulator: MTQSSYDVVEVVAMQLIGSDASVIPVSAELSFRTSDPYTVRAVFTGPHTMSTWLLGRELLSLGMLASADAPAGTGDVQVWRDEDPDYTLVSLNGVEGSALLAAPTEPITRFLAETEALVPLGAESARMESEITALIAALLTA, from the coding sequence ATGACGCAGTCGTCGTACGACGTCGTCGAGGTCGTCGCCATGCAGCTGATCGGCTCCGACGCGAGCGTGATCCCGGTCAGCGCCGAGCTCTCCTTCCGCACGTCGGACCCGTACACGGTGCGCGCGGTCTTCACGGGACCTCACACCATGTCGACGTGGCTCCTCGGCCGCGAGCTGCTGTCCCTAGGGATGCTCGCCTCCGCCGACGCGCCTGCCGGGACCGGTGACGTGCAGGTGTGGCGCGACGAAGACCCGGACTACACGCTCGTGTCGCTCAACGGCGTCGAGGGCAGCGCGCTGCTCGCCGCGCCGACCGAGCCGATCACGCGTTTCCTCGCCGAGACCGAGGCGCTCGTCCCGCTGGGAGCCGAGAGCGCCCGCATGGAGAGCGAGATCACGGCCCTGATCGCCGCGCTGCTCACGGCCTGA
- a CDS encoding aminotransferase class IV, whose translation MSVVIWSDGALREPTDPLVTGVDHGLTVGDGVFETCAVYEGQAFALTRHLRRLRRSALGLGLGEPDLDEVRTAVEKVLAAAGDAGRLRITLTGGPGPLGSHRFEPEAQRQTLVVLAGPAARAQDSRVVRVPWVRNERSAVAGLKTTSYAENVVALAEAYRQGADEAVLANTVGELCEGTGSNVFVERGGELVTPPLSSGCLAGITRELLLEWGAADGLPVREAEPGELSYDVLDEVVAGESHLLLSGSIRNVAPTVRVDATDVVAGPLSLAAQRLFQEHVGHDLDP comes from the coding sequence ATGAGTGTCGTGATCTGGTCCGACGGCGCGCTGCGCGAGCCCACCGACCCGCTCGTCACCGGCGTCGACCACGGCCTGACGGTCGGCGACGGCGTCTTCGAGACGTGCGCCGTGTACGAGGGTCAGGCGTTCGCGCTGACCCGGCACCTGCGCAGGCTGCGCCGTTCCGCGCTCGGCCTGGGTCTGGGCGAGCCGGACCTGGACGAGGTCCGGACGGCGGTCGAGAAGGTGCTTGCGGCCGCGGGCGACGCGGGCCGGCTGCGCATCACGCTGACCGGCGGCCCCGGCCCGCTCGGCTCGCACCGCTTCGAGCCGGAGGCGCAGCGGCAGACGCTCGTCGTGCTCGCCGGTCCGGCCGCGCGGGCGCAGGACTCCCGCGTCGTGCGCGTCCCGTGGGTCCGCAACGAGCGGTCGGCGGTCGCGGGGCTCAAGACGACGTCGTACGCGGAGAACGTCGTCGCGCTGGCCGAGGCTTACCGGCAGGGTGCCGACGAGGCGGTCCTCGCGAACACCGTCGGCGAGCTCTGCGAGGGCACCGGGTCGAACGTGTTCGTCGAGCGCGGCGGCGAGCTCGTGACGCCGCCGCTGTCGAGCGGCTGCCTCGCGGGCATCACGCGCGAGCTGCTCCTGGAGTGGGGGGCGGCCGACGGCCTGCCCGTCCGCGAGGCGGAGCCGGGCGAGCTGTCCTACGACGTGCTGGACGAGGTCGTCGCGGGGGAGTCGCACCTGCTGCTGAGCGGGTCGATCCGCAACGTCGCGCCCACCGTGCGGGTCGACGCCACCGACGTCGTGGCCGGGCCGCTGTCGCTCGCCGCGCAGCGGCTGTTCCAGGAGCACGTGGGGCACGACCTGGACCCGTGA